The Metarhizium brunneum chromosome 3, complete sequence DNA window ACATGCACCTGCCAGCCCCGAGAAGTATCCGCTGCGTATTCCACTAGTTCAGTATCTCGACTCAGGGATTTAATGTGAAATTACGGAGAACATGTCGCATATCAAACCCCTTCACAACGACAATTGAACGAAGCACGacggggaaaaaaagaagggggaTAAGAAGAAAGACCCAGACGAGAGAAGCACACTCATTGCTCGGCGCTGGCGCAACAAGCCCACTGCTTctccatacatacatgtacatcaCATGTACCCTCGACGCCAGCACCACGCAGCATCCGTCACAATTTGTCTCACCCACAGCACATCCAAGCCGACAGGCATCAACAGGGTCAACCAAATCGATGCAGAATGTATCAAGAAGGCCCATCGTCACTATACAACACCTCATAGCCCGAAACGTCTCCCTGCGCGCCATGGCAACAGTGAGCAGGACCTACAATGTGAGCGAACCTTGTGCCTCACAATCTCAATGAGTAGACTCTCATCTCCAGGTCTCAGGACGCGATTGATGCACTCAACTCACTTCAAACGCCCTACGCGGTGATCGAAGAGCGTCGCAAACTAGGCATAAAGCCTGATGCGTCATCTATTCGTGAGATGAGGGCGTATCTCACCCGGATAGGATACACGGCATGTGCACTCCTCCAAACAACCTCCCAACATGGCCGCTACATAACTGACAAAAGACCTGCCAGCCTGCCGACCTAGACCGTCTCAACATAGTCCACGTGGCAGGgacaaaaggcaaaggcagcacCTGCGCCTTTGTAGATTCCATCCTCTCTCAGTACCAACGCAGCAAGTCCACGCCTAGCAAGACCGGGCTCTTCATCTCGCCCCATCTCATTGCCGTCCGGGAACGCATCAGGATCGACTCGGCACCCATCTCAGAAGATCTCTTCGCCAAGTACTTTTTCCAGGTATGGGATCGCCTTGGCGAGTCCAACGCGTGCCCCGAGGACGCAGCGCCCGGCTCGCGGCCACTGTACGCCCGGTACCTCACGCTCATGAGCTGGCATGCCTTCTTGCAAGAAGGTGTTGACTGCGCGGTGTACGAGACGGGCATAGGAGGGGAGTTTGACGCTACCAACATTGCCGAGCGGCCCGTGGCTTCGGGCATAAGCACGCTCGGTATCGACCATGTCTTCGTGCTGGGGGATACCGTGGACAAGATTGCCTGGCACAAGGCGGGCATCATGAAGCCGGGGAGTCCGGCTTTCACGGTTGAGCAGGTCCCCTCTGCGGCAGAGGTCTTGCAAACCCgagccaaggacaagggcgtGGATTTGAAGGTGCTGAGTGTTGACAAGAGGTTGGCCCGAGTCAAGATTCGCCCAGATGCCCTTTTTCAGAAGAAGAACGCTACACTGGCGATTGCTCTCGCAGAATCGGCGTTGCGGCAGCTGGGCGTCCAAGTCGGAGACAACGCAACGTCATTACCCAAGGAATTCATCGACGGCTTGGAAGAAACGGTATTCCGCGGCCGGTGCGAAGTAAAAGACGAAGGTGTCGTAAAATGGTTCGTTGACGGCGCCCATACAGCTGACAGTTTGAAAATGTCGGCCAAGTGGTTTGCCGACGAAACTTCAAACAGGCAGGTTTCTTTTCCCGCAACTATCGCGTCCATACCAAGCACATGTGCATCACCAAGCTAACACAAACCGTCCCA harbors:
- the met-6_0 gene encoding Folylpolyglutamate synthase is translated as MATTLISRSQDAIDALNSLQTPYAVIEERRKLGIKPDASSIREMRAYLTRIGYTPADLDRLNIVHVAGTKGKGSTCAFVDSILSQYQRSKSTPSKTGLFISPHLIAVRERIRIDSAPISEDLFAKYFFQVWDRLGESNACPEDAAPGSRPLYARYLTLMSWHAFLQEGVDCAVYETGIGGEFDATNIAERPVASGISTLGIDHVFVLGDTVDKIAWHKAGIMKPGSPAFTVEQVPSAAEVLQTRAKDKGVDLKVLSVDKRLARVKIRPDALFQKKNATLAIALAESALRQLGVQVGDNATSLPKEFIDGLEETVFRGRCEVKDEGVVKWFVDGAHTADSLKMSAKCSGPRIMIFNQQGRTEAVDFLTPLQKATSRNSLPSFDHAVFCTNVTYAKTGYKRDFVNRSIDPKEIETLSVQKRFADKWSEIDPGSKVVVIPTIEEALDYARRVGEEEGTQAVAYVTGSLHLVGGALGILEKADAL